In Actinomyces weissii, a genomic segment contains:
- a CDS encoding MIP/aquaporin family protein — MSLTQIFMSELLGTAILLLLGGGVVATNLLPKSKGKDAGWFMINWGWGLAVLAGVYVAYGTGGHLNPAVTLAKVVGHLFDPAVTLNGPALDAGGIAVTATNVLVYCVAQLLGAFTGAVLCWLTFKQHFDEDCDPALKLAVFSTGPAIRSYGWNTLTEAIGTAVLILWIYVSGHTQSQIGPLGVALVIVVIGTSLGGPTGYAINPARDLGPRVAHALLPIKGKGDSDWGYAWVPVVGPLLGAVAGTVLAFVSGLA, encoded by the coding sequence ATGAGCCTCACTCAGATATTTATGTCCGAGCTCCTCGGCACCGCCATCCTCCTGCTACTTGGTGGTGGCGTGGTCGCCACCAACCTGCTGCCCAAGTCCAAGGGCAAGGACGCCGGCTGGTTCATGATCAACTGGGGGTGGGGCCTGGCCGTGCTCGCAGGCGTCTACGTCGCCTACGGCACCGGCGGGCACCTGAACCCGGCCGTGACCCTGGCCAAGGTGGTCGGGCACCTGTTCGACCCGGCGGTCACCCTGAACGGGCCCGCCCTGGACGCCGGCGGGATCGCCGTCACCGCCACCAACGTGCTGGTCTACTGCGTCGCCCAGCTGCTAGGGGCCTTCACCGGGGCCGTCCTGTGCTGGCTGACCTTCAAGCAGCACTTTGACGAGGACTGCGACCCGGCCCTCAAGCTGGCCGTGTTCTCCACCGGCCCCGCCATCCGCTCCTACGGCTGGAACACCCTGACCGAGGCCATCGGCACCGCCGTCCTGATCCTGTGGATCTACGTCTCCGGCCACACCCAGAGCCAGATCGGCCCCCTCGGCGTGGCCCTGGTCATCGTGGTGATCGGTACCTCCCTGGGCGGGCCCACCGGCTACGCCATCAACCCCGCCCGCGACCTGGGCCCGCGCGTGGCCCACGCCCTCCTGCCCATCAAGGGCAAGGGCGACTCCGACTGGGGCTACGCCTGGGTCCCGGTGGTCGGCCCGCTCCTGGGCGCCGTCGCGGGCACCGTGCTCGCCTTCGTCAGCGGCCTGGCCTGA
- the glpA gene encoding anaerobic glycerol-3-phosphate dehydrogenase subunit GlpA — MSADVVVIGGGATGVGAARDAAMRGLQVVLLERADLAQGTSGRFHGLLHSGGRYVVSDPESAQQCAQENDVVSRIHANAVERTGGLFVVTPQDDLDFSEQFLAGARENGVACEEVTPGQALRLEPRLNPGLKRAFRVNDAAVDGWQMVWGAARSAQAYGAQVLTYHEVTGFVVEGTGSDRRVVAVRARGLKTGEELTVSSAVVINAAGPWAGRVAALAGATSVEVVSGAGVMVAVNHRLVNHVVNRCVKPADGDIIVPAHTVTVIGTTDHRAEDPDHLAIPRDEVAYMLDQGEVLLPGFRESRAVHAWAGARPLVLDKRVSGDDTRHMSRGMTVISHREADGVAGMVTVAGGKLTTYRLMAKLAVDAACAELGVQAACTTDTEPCPGAEAGRNHRATHRLEQREADRLENQVVCECELVTRQQVTDLLQEQPNASIDDLRRQLRVGMGPCQGGFCSPRVAGIHASCQQAQAATSTEMLRTFLRHRWIGLWPVLHGLQVREAALNLWMVQGTLALEDLPATPPPPQVATAITGAEDGEQDAADLAAARAWLSQAPVVAAAAPAVRETHQEGAA; from the coding sequence ATGAGCGCGGACGTCGTCGTCATCGGCGGCGGGGCCACTGGCGTCGGTGCCGCCCGCGACGCCGCCATGCGCGGGCTGCAGGTGGTGCTCCTGGAGCGGGCGGACCTGGCGCAGGGAACCTCCGGGCGCTTCCACGGGCTGCTGCACTCCGGGGGCCGCTACGTCGTCTCCGACCCTGAGTCCGCCCAGCAGTGCGCCCAGGAGAACGACGTCGTCAGCCGCATCCACGCCAACGCCGTCGAGCGGACCGGTGGGCTGTTCGTGGTCACCCCCCAGGACGACCTGGACTTCTCCGAGCAGTTCCTCGCCGGGGCCCGGGAGAACGGGGTGGCCTGTGAGGAGGTCACCCCCGGCCAGGCCCTGCGCCTGGAGCCCCGCCTCAACCCGGGCCTGAAGCGGGCCTTCCGGGTCAACGACGCCGCCGTGGACGGCTGGCAGATGGTCTGGGGAGCCGCCCGCTCCGCCCAGGCCTACGGCGCCCAGGTGCTCACCTACCACGAGGTCACCGGCTTCGTCGTGGAAGGCACCGGCAGCGACCGGCGGGTGGTGGCCGTGCGCGCCCGCGGCCTGAAGACCGGTGAGGAGCTGACCGTCTCCAGCGCCGTGGTCATCAACGCCGCCGGGCCCTGGGCCGGACGGGTGGCCGCGCTGGCCGGGGCCACCAGCGTGGAGGTGGTCTCCGGCGCGGGCGTGATGGTGGCCGTCAACCACCGGCTCGTCAACCACGTCGTCAACCGCTGCGTCAAGCCCGCTGACGGTGACATCATCGTCCCCGCCCACACGGTCACGGTTATCGGCACCACCGACCACCGGGCCGAGGACCCTGACCACCTGGCCATCCCCCGGGACGAGGTGGCCTACATGCTGGACCAGGGGGAGGTGCTCCTGCCCGGCTTCCGGGAGAGCCGGGCCGTGCACGCCTGGGCCGGAGCCCGGCCCCTGGTGCTGGACAAGCGCGTCTCCGGGGACGACACCCGCCACATGAGCCGCGGCATGACCGTCATCAGCCACCGGGAGGCCGACGGCGTGGCCGGGATGGTCACCGTCGCGGGAGGCAAGCTCACCACCTACCGCCTCATGGCCAAGCTGGCCGTCGACGCCGCCTGCGCCGAGCTGGGGGTGCAGGCCGCCTGCACCACCGACACCGAGCCCTGCCCCGGGGCCGAGGCAGGGCGCAACCACCGGGCCACCCACCGCCTGGAGCAGCGTGAGGCCGACCGCCTGGAGAACCAGGTAGTCTGCGAGTGCGAGCTGGTCACCCGCCAGCAGGTCACCGACCTGCTGCAGGAGCAGCCCAACGCCTCCATAGACGACCTGCGCCGCCAGCTGCGCGTCGGCATGGGCCCCTGCCAGGGAGGCTTCTGCTCGCCCCGGGTCGCCGGGATACACGCCAGCTGCCAGCAGGCCCAGGCCGCCACCTCCACCGAGATGCTGCGCACCTTCCTGCGCCACCGCTGGATCGGCCTGTGGCCCGTCCTGCACGGGCTGCAGGTGCGTGAGGCGGCCCTGAACCTGTGGATGGTCCAAGGGACCCTGGCCCTGGAGGACCTGCCCGCCAC